In one window of Frigoriglobus tundricola DNA:
- a CDS encoding tyrosine-type recombinase/integrase yields MADACGAWLTKSPSPETRAGYARDLNQFLRFAGIPAGSWEQLAGVRPSLVAAWRDQLLAAGQTNTSVGRKLSVVRSLFGYLQAYGYTGANPADTAFVATPPAPRDGKTVGLTPEDCRRLIDAPPADTPEGVRDRAVLTVLAFTGCRVGEVCRLRVQDYKASGGHRVVEVRGKGGKERRIPLHPEAFERLDAWLDAAGLRETEGPLFRPARTARGRGRDGFRSQALTRRAVQYLVARYVRRLGLDPNVTVHSFRVTALTTARERGADIIDLQDFAGHADPRTTLTYIRNRDRLSRSPAYALKY; encoded by the coding sequence ATGGCCGACGCGTGTGGTGCGTGGCTCACGAAGTCGCCGTCGCCCGAGACCCGGGCCGGGTACGCTCGCGACCTGAACCAGTTCCTGCGGTTCGCCGGCATTCCCGCGGGGTCGTGGGAACAGCTCGCGGGCGTTCGCCCGTCGCTCGTCGCGGCGTGGCGGGATCAGCTCCTCGCGGCCGGGCAGACGAACACATCCGTGGGCCGGAAACTGTCCGTGGTTCGAAGCCTGTTCGGTTACTTGCAGGCGTACGGGTACACCGGGGCGAACCCGGCCGACACCGCGTTCGTTGCCACCCCGCCCGCCCCGCGGGACGGGAAGACCGTGGGTCTCACCCCCGAGGACTGTCGCCGGCTCATTGACGCGCCGCCGGCCGACACTCCCGAGGGCGTGCGGGACCGGGCGGTGCTGACCGTGCTGGCTTTCACCGGGTGCCGCGTGGGTGAGGTGTGTCGGTTGCGGGTACAGGATTACAAGGCGAGCGGCGGGCACCGGGTCGTTGAGGTTCGCGGCAAGGGCGGGAAGGAACGGCGGATTCCTTTGCACCCGGAGGCGTTCGAGCGGCTCGATGCGTGGCTGGACGCCGCCGGCTTGCGCGAGACCGAGGGCCCACTTTTTCGGCCGGCCCGGACGGCCCGGGGCCGGGGGCGTGATGGATTCCGTTCCCAGGCACTGACGCGACGGGCCGTGCAGTACTTGGTGGCGAGGTACGTCCGGCGGCTCGGCCTCGACCCGAACGTGACCGTCCACTCGTTCCGGGTGACGGCGCTGACGACCGCGCGCGAACGGGGGGCCGACATCATCGACCTTCAGGATTTCGCGGGCCACGCGGACCCGCGGACGACGCTGACCTACATCCGCAACCGGGATCGGCTCAGCAGGTCCCCTGCTTACGCGCTGAAGTATTGA
- a CDS encoding site-specific integrase, with protein sequence MTAPRRPPDFATLVRDFFCDRLVNQQNVSPHTVAAYRDTFRLLLAFVRRHHRTTPDALALAHLDAPTVLAFLDDLEAGRGNAVRTRNARLAAIRAFVSYASSRDPTALPLTRRVLAIPAKRFDRPILGYLTRAEMEAVLRAPDRSDWSGRRDRALFTLMYNTGARVSEAIGLRLNHVRLGPSATVQIHGKGRKERCVPLWKTTAAVLAAWITEVGPDPRSPVFPNRFGRPLSRSGVEDRLGRAVAEAATGCPSLTGKAVSPHTLRHTTAMHLLQAEVDVTLIALWLGHESPETTHQYVEADLEMKRRVLDKLDEPSVQTGRPRRAEPLLDFLDRL encoded by the coding sequence ATGACCGCACCCCGCCGCCCGCCGGACTTCGCCACCTTGGTCCGTGACTTCTTCTGCGACCGGCTGGTGAACCAGCAGAACGTCAGCCCGCACACCGTCGCCGCCTACCGGGACACGTTCCGACTGCTGCTCGCGTTCGTCCGGCGGCACCACCGTACCACCCCGGACGCGCTGGCACTCGCGCACCTCGACGCCCCGACCGTGTTGGCCTTCCTGGACGATCTGGAGGCCGGTCGCGGGAACGCGGTGCGGACGCGGAACGCCCGGTTGGCCGCCATCCGGGCGTTCGTCAGTTACGCGTCCTCTCGCGATCCGACGGCCCTGCCACTGACCCGGCGGGTGCTGGCCATCCCGGCCAAACGGTTCGACCGACCGATCCTCGGCTACCTGACGCGGGCCGAAATGGAAGCCGTCCTGCGTGCCCCCGACCGCAGCGACTGGAGTGGGCGTCGGGACCGGGCGTTGTTCACCCTGATGTACAACACCGGCGCCCGGGTGTCGGAGGCGATCGGGCTGCGGCTGAACCATGTCCGCCTCGGCCCGTCGGCCACCGTCCAGATCCACGGCAAGGGGCGGAAGGAACGGTGCGTGCCGTTGTGGAAGACGACGGCCGCGGTGCTGGCCGCGTGGATCACGGAGGTCGGTCCCGATCCCCGATCGCCCGTGTTCCCGAACCGATTCGGTCGCCCGCTGTCCCGGTCCGGGGTGGAAGACCGACTGGGCCGAGCCGTCGCGGAAGCGGCAACCGGGTGCCCGTCGCTAACCGGTAAAGCCGTGTCCCCGCACACCCTCCGTCACACGACGGCAATGCACCTGTTGCAGGCCGAAGTGGACGTGACGCTGATCGCGTTGTGGCTGGGTCACGAGAGCCCGGAGACGACGCACCAGTACGTGGAGGCGGATCTGGAGATGAAGCGCCGCGTGCTCGACAAGTTGGACGAGCCATCGGTGCAGACCGGCCGGCCCCGCCGGGCGGAACCGTTGCTCGACTTCCTGGATCGGCTGTGA
- a CDS encoding tyrosine-type recombinase/integrase, which translates to MTRRTTMSSKVESYLAYRRGLGYQLKIEGLQLRQFATFADAEDHRGPLTTELAVRWARQPTDCDPLYWARRLEVVRCFARHLAATEPGTEIPPRRLLGPAHRRTQPHIYTVAEVSALMAAAERLGPTGGVRPRTYHTLIGLLAATGLRISEALRLTRGDADLADDVLAIRETKFGKSRLVPLHPTTTAALVAYARDRDRLVTRPRCDHFFLSDRGEGLPYSTVRTVFRKLCDRLGITGVGRRPRLHDLRHAFACRRVEEWYDAGVDLAHAVSALSVYLGHAKVTDTYWYLTATPDLMARAAARFEAFVGPTGEGVTP; encoded by the coding sequence GTGACCCGCCGCACCACCATGTCCTCGAAGGTCGAATCCTATCTCGCGTACCGGCGCGGGCTGGGGTACCAATTGAAGATCGAGGGCCTCCAACTCCGGCAGTTCGCTACCTTCGCCGATGCCGAGGACCACCGCGGCCCGCTGACGACCGAGCTGGCGGTGCGGTGGGCGCGGCAGCCAACGGACTGCGACCCCCTGTACTGGGCGCGCCGGCTCGAGGTGGTCCGCTGCTTCGCCCGGCACCTGGCGGCCACCGAACCCGGGACCGAGATCCCGCCGCGCCGGCTTCTCGGACCCGCCCACCGGCGGACCCAACCGCACATCTATACGGTCGCCGAGGTGTCCGCCTTGATGGCGGCGGCCGAACGGTTGGGGCCGACCGGCGGTGTGCGCCCGCGGACGTACCACACCCTGATCGGGCTGCTGGCGGCGACCGGGCTGCGGATCTCGGAGGCGCTGCGCCTGACCCGCGGTGACGCCGACCTGGCCGACGACGTGCTGGCGATCCGCGAGACGAAGTTCGGGAAGTCCCGGCTCGTCCCGCTCCACCCGACGACGACCGCCGCACTGGTCGCGTACGCCCGCGACCGGGACCGGCTGGTCACGCGCCCGCGGTGCGACCACTTCTTCCTGTCGGATCGGGGCGAGGGGCTGCCGTACTCGACCGTCCGCACCGTGTTCCGCAAGCTCTGCGACCGCCTCGGGATCACCGGAGTCGGGCGGCGCCCGCGGCTACACGACCTGCGGCACGCGTTCGCCTGTCGGCGGGTCGAGGAGTGGTACGACGCCGGGGTGGACCTGGCCCACGCCGTCTCGGCCCTGTCCGTCTACCTCGGCCACGCGAAGGTGACCGACACGTACTGGTACCTGACCGCCACTCCCGACCTGATGGCCCGAGCGGCGGCGCGGTTCGAGGCGTTCGTCGGGCCGACCGGCGAGGGGGTGACGCCATGA
- a CDS encoding tyrosine-type recombinase/integrase: MFDKYFCPRVVARLRAGPDAKWLESFLGHLHHRAHARLTVQSYVRQAELFAGWLRRRRTPITAVTDDDVRAFIRRQLHRSPATRQSAIGHLVAHLRERRLVPPPLAPRAEPGDRVIAEFDAHLRDVAGLADATRLYSRRYAREFLRSVFGTRPISWSHVQPRHVRAYVAGYGTTGRCAAAGVAAGAVRRFLRWLEFRGRIDPALVAAVPTFRRWRHAGLPRPLTDDQYRAVLAVTDRATALGRRGYAMILCMGDLGLRCGEVAALTLGDLDATAGTLRIAAGKSRRDRVLPLPDRVRQALADYVRRDRPASDDPHLFLRDRFPAGGAVTRDIVREAARRAFARVPGCERHTGTHVLRHTAATRLHRAGADLKRVADVLGHRSLDTTAGYAKVDRARLDAVARPWPIAGEVRS; encoded by the coding sequence GTGTTCGACAAGTACTTCTGTCCTCGGGTCGTCGCCCGGCTTCGTGCCGGCCCCGATGCCAAGTGGCTCGAATCGTTCCTCGGTCATCTCCACCACCGTGCCCACGCCCGGCTTACGGTCCAGTCGTACGTGCGGCAGGCGGAGCTTTTCGCCGGCTGGCTCCGCCGTCGGCGAACGCCGATCACCGCCGTCACGGACGATGACGTCCGGGCGTTCATTCGCCGTCAACTCCACCGGTCCCCCGCGACCCGGCAATCCGCCATCGGGCACCTGGTGGCGCACCTGCGAGAACGGCGGCTCGTACCGCCGCCACTGGCTCCGCGCGCCGAGCCGGGCGATCGGGTGATCGCCGAGTTCGACGCCCACCTCCGCGACGTGGCCGGGTTGGCGGATGCGACCCGGTTGTACTCCCGTCGGTACGCCCGAGAGTTCCTCCGGTCCGTGTTCGGCACCCGGCCGATCAGCTGGTCTCACGTGCAGCCCCGGCACGTCCGCGCGTACGTCGCCGGGTACGGCACCACCGGGCGGTGCGCGGCGGCCGGAGTCGCGGCCGGGGCGGTCCGCCGGTTCCTCCGGTGGCTCGAGTTCCGCGGCCGGATCGACCCCGCCCTGGTGGCCGCCGTGCCGACCTTCCGCCGGTGGCGCCACGCCGGACTGCCGCGGCCACTCACCGACGATCAGTACCGGGCTGTCCTGGCCGTGACCGATCGGGCCACGGCGCTCGGCCGGCGGGGCTACGCGATGATCCTCTGCATGGGCGACCTCGGCCTGCGTTGCGGGGAAGTCGCGGCCCTCACGCTCGGCGACCTCGACGCGACCGCCGGCACCCTTCGCATCGCGGCCGGCAAGTCCCGACGCGACCGGGTGCTGCCGCTGCCCGATCGGGTACGACAAGCGCTGGCGGATTACGTTCGCCGGGACCGACCGGCGTCGGACGACCCGCACCTGTTCCTGCGGGACCGGTTCCCGGCCGGCGGCGCGGTGACCAGGGACATCGTCCGCGAGGCCGCCCGGCGGGCGTTCGCCCGGGTGCCGGGGTGCGAGCGGCATACCGGCACCCACGTCCTGCGGCACACGGCCGCGACCCGACTGCACCGGGCCGGGGCGGACCTGAAGCGGGTGGCCGACGTCCTCGGGCACCGCAGCCTGGACACAACCGCCGGGTACGCCAAGGTGGACCGCGCCCGCCTGGACGCGGTCGCCCGGCCCTGGCCGATTGCCGGGGAGGTGCGCTCGTGA
- a CDS encoding DUF6166 domain-containing protein produces MRLCGAPHKRNNWGFLGGGARQAGLALLADVIGEHDALPLLPFFVEEVVANFRLTGFYITAEAIEKWAEIVVRECGGELPPLRDGYS; encoded by the coding sequence TTGCGCTTATGCGGAGCTCCGCATAAACGGAACAACTGGGGCTTTCTGGGCGGCGGCGCGAGGCAGGCCGGGCTCGCGCTCCTGGCGGACGTCATCGGGGAGCACGACGCCCTCCCCTTGCTCCCGTTCTTCGTCGAGGAGGTCGTCGCCAACTTTCGGCTCACGGGGTTTTACATCACGGCCGAGGCGATAGAGAAGTGGGCGGAGATCGTGGTCCGGGAGTGCGGCGGGGAGTTGCCGCCGCTCCGAGACGGGTACTCTTGA
- a CDS encoding relaxase domain-containing protein, with protein MGTVNKAYLDHRFFGDAGPTGMRFGLGATDLGFTNPYDARQRELFVAGVRPDTGAPMLRKQVNAPNHLYGPIYGTSLSFNYWYKTLAPEHKEQVRQAGLDAAQAVEMLRDAQLVMHGTANKVTVAHPCRSVTLTVCHENNNNMEAFVHWHQLAQRAGVRTQFVGVEENGAPTQKAVHVTGSLRNADEAFYGHQARNDELFQIALGQHLEKRLGVKLDFVNGMLEVPGVTQEQRDSVSTRHKQIKSFLERHPELDAVPHRKAIATARTRTEPVPFDRSKYHALWRDEVRTFDNRPWAKPLKPEKADGFFARLHDEYVKGLASVGKAIIGARFGWTNKVVGVRDVDLFLAQVSKRSKRSGHRAAVRAVWAEVRSGGDRFVAAAMAGYKRGRKPLTHLGRGAAVVIPRHVTLTQAQAEKLRALASRRGWTVRHNGLILEGPGRAAARTERDPAQSPSRY; from the coding sequence ATGGGCACGGTGAACAAGGCCTACCTGGACCACCGGTTCTTCGGCGACGCGGGGCCGACCGGGATGCGGTTCGGCCTCGGCGCGACCGACCTCGGGTTCACGAACCCCTACGACGCGCGGCAGCGGGAGCTGTTCGTCGCGGGGGTCCGCCCCGACACCGGCGCGCCGATGCTCCGCAAGCAGGTGAACGCGCCCAACCACCTGTACGGGCCGATCTACGGCACCAGCCTGTCGTTCAACTACTGGTACAAGACGCTCGCGCCGGAGCACAAGGAGCAGGTGCGCCAGGCCGGGCTCGACGCGGCCCAGGCGGTCGAGATGCTGCGCGACGCGCAGCTCGTGATGCACGGCACCGCGAACAAGGTCACGGTCGCCCACCCGTGCCGGTCCGTCACGCTGACCGTGTGCCACGAGAACAACAACAACATGGAGGCGTTCGTCCACTGGCACCAGCTCGCCCAGCGGGCCGGGGTCCGGACCCAGTTCGTCGGGGTCGAGGAGAACGGCGCCCCGACGCAAAAGGCCGTGCACGTGACGGGGTCGCTGCGGAACGCGGACGAGGCGTTCTACGGCCATCAGGCGCGGAACGACGAGCTGTTCCAGATCGCCCTCGGGCAGCACCTCGAGAAGCGGCTCGGCGTCAAGCTGGACTTCGTGAACGGGATGCTGGAGGTCCCGGGGGTGACGCAGGAGCAGCGGGACTCGGTGTCCACCCGGCACAAGCAGATCAAGTCGTTCCTGGAGCGGCACCCGGAACTCGACGCCGTGCCGCACCGCAAGGCCATCGCGACGGCGCGGACCCGGACCGAACCGGTGCCGTTCGACCGCTCGAAGTACCACGCGCTGTGGCGCGACGAGGTGCGGACGTTCGACAACCGGCCCTGGGCCAAACCGCTCAAGCCGGAGAAGGCCGACGGGTTCTTCGCCCGGCTCCACGACGAGTACGTCAAGGGCCTGGCGTCGGTCGGCAAGGCGATCATCGGGGCCCGGTTCGGGTGGACGAACAAGGTCGTCGGGGTGCGGGACGTGGACCTGTTCCTCGCGCAGGTGAGCAAGCGGTCGAAGCGGTCCGGGCACCGCGCGGCGGTCCGCGCCGTGTGGGCCGAGGTGCGGTCCGGCGGGGACCGGTTCGTCGCCGCGGCGATGGCGGGCTACAAGCGGGGCCGCAAGCCCCTGACCCACCTCGGGCGCGGCGCCGCGGTCGTCATCCCAAGGCACGTGACCCTGACGCAGGCGCAGGCCGAAAAGCTGCGGGCGCTCGCCTCCCGCCGCGGGTGGACCGTCCGGCACAACGGGCTGATCCTGGAGGGCCCGGGTCGGGCCGCGGCGCGCACCGAACGGGACCCCGCACAATCCCCCTCGAGGTACT